One genomic segment of Halalkalicoccus jeotgali B3 includes these proteins:
- a CDS encoding FGGY-family carbohydrate kinase — protein MSDANQILIGIDAGLTNVTVTAFDDAGTELASASRATPTVKTVSGRDEQDHERLWDIVCEATAAVVERQRVLCDDIASVGVAGHGHGLYGLDADGTPVCGIKSTDSRAIDILGDTHPDVYDSVVERLDWEPFGADPLSLLVWLRDNDPMTYNRLDTVLFSKDVLTYRLTGERSTDPSEASVFYGPDAEYDEQVFEALGLSEMFEALPPVVPSTDRCGRVTATAADRTGLPEGVPVATGLHDVAACTLGAGIVTAGDGLIILGTWGQSVAVLDDPDDGDSGLPRRYLDGWLRYKGIRSGAACVEWFVENWGAEWRRTADERGVSPYVVYEEAVDSIPPSSDGLLFHPFLKGSTDNPNSAGGFYGLRLEHTSAHLLRSIYEGVTVTQVHALDSITTATDAIRLTGGGARSEAWSQIFADVARLPVRVPSERETGALGAALCGSVAAGVYPTAEAAVDRTVGTAGRYDPNPETETQYRMLTDAFEQATDAMERPWETLKSLGQKR, from the coding sequence ATGAGCGACGCCAACCAGATCCTCATCGGCATCGACGCCGGCCTGACCAACGTTACGGTGACGGCGTTCGATGATGCGGGAACTGAACTCGCGAGCGCCTCACGAGCCACACCGACAGTCAAGACCGTCTCTGGCCGAGACGAACAGGACCACGAGCGACTATGGGACATCGTCTGCGAGGCGACCGCTGCAGTTGTCGAGCGCCAGAGGGTCCTGTGCGACGATATCGCGAGTGTCGGCGTCGCCGGCCACGGTCACGGACTGTACGGTCTCGATGCTGATGGGACACCCGTCTGTGGTATCAAATCGACCGACAGCCGCGCCATCGACATTCTCGGGGATACTCACCCCGACGTGTACGATTCGGTTGTTGAGCGGCTCGACTGGGAACCGTTCGGTGCGGATCCACTGAGCCTCCTCGTGTGGCTCCGCGACAACGACCCGATGACGTACAACCGTCTCGATACGGTGTTGTTCTCGAAGGACGTATTGACCTACCGACTTACCGGCGAACGCTCGACGGACCCCTCTGAGGCAAGCGTATTCTACGGGCCAGACGCCGAGTACGACGAACAAGTGTTCGAAGCGCTCGGACTCTCCGAGATGTTCGAAGCGCTCCCACCGGTCGTTCCGAGCACCGATCGGTGTGGACGCGTTACGGCGACTGCTGCGGACCGAACCGGCCTCCCTGAAGGCGTACCTGTTGCAACGGGACTCCACGATGTTGCCGCATGTACGCTTGGCGCAGGTATCGTCACGGCCGGAGATGGGTTGATCATCCTCGGTACGTGGGGACAAAGCGTCGCAGTGCTCGACGACCCCGACGACGGCGACTCGGGACTCCCTCGACGGTATCTGGATGGCTGGCTTCGATACAAGGGTATTCGCTCCGGTGCGGCTTGTGTCGAGTGGTTTGTCGAGAATTGGGGTGCGGAGTGGCGTCGCACAGCAGACGAACGGGGCGTCTCGCCGTACGTAGTCTACGAAGAAGCAGTTGACAGTATCCCTCCCAGTTCGGACGGTCTCCTCTTTCACCCATTCCTCAAAGGGTCGACCGACAATCCGAACAGTGCCGGTGGGTTCTACGGACTCCGTTTAGAACACACGAGCGCGCATCTACTCCGCTCGATATACGAGGGCGTAACGGTCACGCAGGTACATGCGCTCGACTCGATAACGACAGCGACCGATGCGATTCGTTTGACTGGTGGTGGCGCACGGAGCGAAGCGTGGTCACAGATATTCGCAGACGTGGCTAGGCTTCCGGTTCGTGTTCCGAGCGAGCGAGAGACGGGGGCGCTCGGGGCGGCACTCTGTGGTAGCGTCGCTGCCGGGGTCTACCCGACTGCCGAAGCGGCCGTCGATCGTACGGTTGGAACTGCGGGTCGGTACGACCCGAATCCTGAAACCGAAACACAATACCGAATGCTTACCGATGCGTTCGAGCAAGCAACGGATGCGATGGAACGACCGTGGGAAACGCTCAAGTCCCTAGGCCAAAAACGGTAG
- a CDS encoding 2-hydroxyacid dehydrogenase: MYEALEALESRGVSFERMDWMDDSSPTEFRNVTMDMESLGPGSYDTDTIAANLDGVDALVVHKAPVSRELITGADLSLVAAARGGTENIDVEAAVDNGVTVLRAPGRNRDAVADYAVSMLLSRLREIPFNHAELSDGEWNQVFDPDQLPPDVRTMTVGIVGFGHIGRGVARRLAGFDPELLVYDPFVDDEDIRDVGPEPADLDTLLADSDAVTLHVRLSEDTKNMIGHEEFERMNDNGYLVNTARGGLIDTDALVAAVSEGAIAGAALDVFDEEPIPAGHPLFDLDGVVLTPHVAGSTRDAVLGGPRIIASQLETYLDGETPAHVVD; this comes from the coding sequence ATGTACGAAGCACTCGAGGCGCTCGAATCGCGTGGTGTCTCGTTTGAGCGGATGGACTGGATGGATGACTCCTCGCCCACCGAATTTCGCAATGTTACAATGGACATGGAGTCACTCGGGCCTGGCAGCTATGATACCGATACGATCGCCGCGAACCTGGATGGCGTCGATGCACTCGTCGTTCACAAAGCACCGGTTTCGCGCGAGCTCATCACGGGTGCGGACCTCTCGCTCGTCGCTGCCGCCCGCGGTGGAACGGAGAACATCGATGTCGAAGCCGCCGTCGACAACGGCGTCACCGTACTTCGCGCCCCCGGCCGGAACCGCGACGCTGTTGCGGACTACGCCGTGTCGATGCTGCTCTCGCGGCTTCGCGAGATTCCGTTCAATCACGCGGAACTCTCCGATGGCGAGTGGAACCAAGTGTTCGACCCCGACCAACTCCCACCGGACGTCAGGACGATGACGGTCGGTATCGTTGGCTTCGGACACATCGGGCGGGGTGTGGCACGTCGACTCGCCGGATTCGACCCGGAACTTCTCGTCTACGACCCGTTCGTCGACGACGAAGACATCCGCGATGTCGGTCCCGAACCGGCGGACCTCGACACGCTTCTCGCCGATTCCGACGCTGTTACTCTCCACGTCCGCCTCTCGGAGGACACCAAGAACATGATCGGTCATGAGGAGTTCGAACGGATGAACGACAACGGATATCTCGTAAACACCGCTCGTGGTGGACTCATCGATACCGACGCCCTCGTCGCTGCCGTTTCCGAGGGAGCTATCGCCGGCGCGGCGCTCGACGTGTTCGACGAAGAGCCAATTCCTGCCGGCCATCCGTTGTTCGACCTCGACGGAGTTGTGTTGACGCCTCACGTCGCTGGATCGACTCGTGATGCGGTTCTTGGTGGTCCCCGCATCATCGCTTCGCAGCTCGAAACGTACCTCGACGGCGAGACACCCGCTCACGTCGTCGATTGA